In Natronococcus sp. AD-5, the genomic window CTATCGGGTCGTCGTCCCGGTCTCGAACCCCGAGACCGAACGGCCGCTCATCAGGTACGCTGCGGCCAGTGCGTCCGGTCGAGCGGGAGCGGCCGAACTCGTCGCGGTCAACGTGATCGAAGTGCCGCCGCAGACCTCTCTCGCCCAGATCGAGTTCGAGGAGGAACGCGTCGAGAATCAGCGGGCGCTCCTCGAGAACGCCCGCGACATCGCCGAGGACGTAGACGTCGCGGTCAAAACGCGCGCGATCGTCGGTCGGAACGCAGGCGAGACGATCCTGTCGGTTCTCGGCGAGGAGGACGCGAATCACGTGCTGCTCGGGTGGGCCGGCGAACGCCGCCGGCGCGACGTCCTCTTCGGGTCGACCATCGATCCGCTGCTCGAGCGGGCACCGTGTGACGTGACGCTCGTCAAAGAGCCGGCGACGTCGCTCGAGGATATCGTGACGCTCGCGGGCGAAGGTCCGCACGCGGCCGCGTCGGCACGGCGTGCCGGCGAACTCCGTCGGGCGTTCCCCGACAGTACGCTGACCCTGCTCAACGTCCAGCCGGAACCGGACGCCGAGGACGACGTCGAGGTCGACCCGGCCGAGGACGGCCGCGACACGATCGCGGACGTCGCGACCGCCGCCGGTCTCGAGGACGGCGAGTACGAACCGCGCGTGATCGTCGGTGACGACGTCCGGGAGACGCTCGTCGATACCGTCACGGAGTACGACACGGTCTGCGTCGGTGCGACGGGGACGAGCGCCGTCGCGCAGGCGCTTTACGGTTCGATTCCGCAGACGATCGTCGAGCAGAGCGACGGCACGGTCATCATGGCTCGCGGGGAGAACAGGGCGCCGCGGACGGTCCGCCAGGCGCTCATCCAGCGATTGGGCGGCCGACCCGCGGAAATCGAACCGATCGAATAGGCCGCGGACCGTCCGATTCCCGACTCGCTATTCTCACACGCGCCGTCGCAGTCGAAACGAACGTTCCGTATCCGAGTGCGGAATCGGCATCCGTATCCTTCGAGCGTACCGTTCGGGATGATCCGGCCTCGTCCGAACGTGTCGACTCCGGGCTCGAATTCGAGCGAGCAGGAGCGGGACGATGAACGTCCGACTCTCGGTCGTCCTAGTCGGCTTTTTGCGTGCCGATCAGCCGCTCTCGGAGCGACCGACTGGTCGGCCGTTCAGCCAGGAGAACGGAACACTCGACGTCGTTGATGACGTCGTAGGCGAGCGAGCCGCGGACGAGCCGCGAGAGGAGTCCGCGCTCGGTAGCGCCGATAATCACGAACGAGTGTTCGCGCGCGGCCGCGGCGATCGCTTCCTCGACGTCACCGGACGTGTCGATCCGGATCGACACGTCGTCGAGACCGTGATCCGCGGCCCACTCGGTGAGGAACGTTTCTCCCTCGGCTTCGTTCGCCGGATCGTCGACGACGTGCAGGAGCGTGACGTCGGAGCCGAGCTGATCGCGGAGGTGCGTGGCGATCTCGGCGCTCAGGTCGGAGTCGGGGCCGCCGGCGGTCGGAACCAGCACGCGGTCGGTCTCGAGACCCCGATCCTTGAGGACGAGAAAGTCGCAGGGGAGGTCGTGGGTCAGTTCGTCGATCGGTCGCTCCGCGCGGCCGGCCGACCACGGTCTGTCGGTTCCCCAGCCCATGACGACCTTGTCGGCTCGCTCGCGGCGAGCCACGTCGAACACTTCCTCCAGCGAGCGGTGGGAGACGACCGTCTTGACGTCGACGGGGACGTCCATCGTCTCCGTACTCTCGCGGACGTTTTCCATCAGCTCGCGGGACTCCGCGTCGATCCGGCGGATGTGTTCGGAGCCCTCCGAGAGCGGCGTCTGGTCCGGCACTTCGACGATGTGAACGGCCTGAACGCGACCGCCGTTGGCCTTCGCGAACACGCTCGCCAGCGAGAGGAGGTCCGATTCGGTCCGCGGGTTCGACACCGGAACCAGCACCGTGTAATCGTCGTCGCCGGACGGACGCGCGGCGGAGGCGGCCGACACTGCGGAGTCGGGCATTTCACTCGACCGGTTCTCGATATACTGTCCTAGTATTCCCTGCTTGGTCGCTTTTCCTCGAGCGTACAGAAGATACCACACCATTGCAAAAATAACGAACCCGATGCTCAGGGCGATGATAGCGCTCGACATAAACCAGATCAGCGTGATCGAAAGTACGGATCCTAGAATCGGCGTGATCGGGTACCCTGGGACGGTAAATGCAGGGTCATAGTCCGGCGGATCGGCCACGCGCATGACGATCAGACCCGCGTTGATGAGCGCAAAGATGATCAGGTGCAACACGCTCCCTGCCGTGGCGAGCGGTTCAACATCACCGATGGCGATAAAGAGGAGGATTAGCCCGCCAGTCAGCGCGATTGCGCGGTAGGGCGTCGAGAACCGATCGTGGATCACGTTGAGCTGCGCCGAGACGATCTTGTCACGTCCCATCGCGAAATTGATCCGAGAGGACGCGAGAATGGATGCGTTCGCCGACGACGCCGTCGCGAGCAGGGCACCGAACAGTACGACTGCAGCACCAAGAGACGAGAGCTCAAACGGTTCCATCATCACTCGAGCGGCGTCTACGGCCGCAGTTTCGTTGCCGGCGACGAGCTCGACGTTGACAGCCGCCAGCATGACGACCATGAGTAGCCCGTACAAGACGGTCACGATTAGCACGCTCCCGACGATGGCCAGCGGGAGGTTCCGGCCCGGGTTCTTGATCTCTTCACCCACCGACGCGATCTGACCGAACCCTAGATAGGAGACGAATACGATTGCGGTGACCGGGAGCAGTTCGTCGTACCACTCCGGCTCTATCGGCGTCAACGACGACAGATCGGCGTTCCAGATTCCGACGGCGGTAAATCCGCCGAGGATGGCCAGTAATACCAGAACGATGGCGTTCTGGAGCCGGCCGGTTTCTTTGGCTCCGAGATAGTTCACACTGATAAAAAACGAAGCTCCGAGCAACCCCCATAGCTGTTGTGAGTCGAACGCGACGAGACCGACGTCCACGGTGGGAAGCGGGAGAAAGACGCTTACGTACGCCCCGAAGCCGATCATGTAGAACGCGGAAGCAAAGGCGAGCCCGAGCCAGTTCCCCCAGCCGGCGATCGACCCGAACAGCGGTCCGAGGGAGTGGTTGATGTAGTAGTACATTCCGCCGGATTTCGGCATCGCGGTGCCGAGCTCGGCGACGGAAAAGGCCGTCAGCATCGCGACCAGACCGCCGATGACGAATGCAAGTCCGACCAGCGATCCAGCCCTCAAAACTGCCGGTCCTGGTAACACGAAGATCCCGGCGCCGATCATCGTCCCGATTCCGATAGTTAGAGCCGCCAACGGGCCGAGGTCTTTCGCGAGTTCTTCGTCGCCGTCAGTCATCTATGGATCCTGCTACTCGTATTTCTTGCTCAAACAGCTCGATGCTTCGACGGTCAAACTTACCGTGTCGCCGATCGGTGCGGCCCAGAACAGAGGCAATATTTAATGATTTACAGCCAGAACCGATCGCTGTGGCCGCAATCTCTCTCATCCTAGAATTCATTCTTCTCATCCATCACTATATGTACACCAGAGAGCGGTTCGAGTACACTGCTGTAGAGAGAGTTGCGACTGCGTGAGAGACCCCTCGTTCATACTCATGCAAAGAGAGACGCTCTCCTTAACTAATTCGGTTACTGGTTTGGATGTGGGAGGGACACAACCGGAACGACGGGGTCGGTGACGAGTTTTGACGTCGTGTTTCCCGCGAGGAGTTGTACGATCCGGCTGCCGCCGCGTGCGCGGATCGCGATCGCGTCGGCTTTCGCGTCGGTCGCTGCATCGAACAGCGCATCGGCGACATCGGCCCCGTAGA contains:
- a CDS encoding amino acid permease, which translates into the protein MTDGDEELAKDLGPLAALTIGIGTMIGAGIFVLPGPAVLRAGSLVGLAFVIGGLVAMLTAFSVAELGTAMPKSGGMYYYINHSLGPLFGSIAGWGNWLGLAFASAFYMIGFGAYVSVFLPLPTVDVGLVAFDSQQLWGLLGASFFISVNYLGAKETGRLQNAIVLVLLAILGGFTAVGIWNADLSSLTPIEPEWYDELLPVTAIVFVSYLGFGQIASVGEEIKNPGRNLPLAIVGSVLIVTVLYGLLMVVMLAAVNVELVAGNETAAVDAARVMMEPFELSSLGAAVVLFGALLATASSANASILASSRINFAMGRDKIVSAQLNVIHDRFSTPYRAIALTGGLILLFIAIGDVEPLATAGSVLHLIIFALINAGLIVMRVADPPDYDPAFTVPGYPITPILGSVLSITLIWFMSSAIIALSIGFVIFAMVWYLLYARGKATKQGILGQYIENRSSEMPDSAVSAASAARPSGDDDYTVLVPVSNPRTESDLLSLASVFAKANGGRVQAVHIVEVPDQTPLSEGSEHIRRIDAESRELMENVRESTETMDVPVDVKTVVSHRSLEEVFDVARRERADKVVMGWGTDRPWSAGRAERPIDELTHDLPCDFLVLKDRGLETDRVLVPTAGGPDSDLSAEIATHLRDQLGSDVTLLHVVDDPANEAEGETFLTEWAADHGLDDVSIRIDTSGDVEEAIAAAAREHSFVIIGATERGLLSRLVRGSLAYDVINDVECSVLLAERPTSRSLRERLIGTQKAD